One Luoshenia tenuis DNA window includes the following coding sequences:
- a CDS encoding bifunctional 4-hydroxy-2-oxoglutarate aldolase/2-dehydro-3-deoxy-phosphogluconate aldolase, whose product MRKENREAVNDRFLQELDKHKIIAILRGVESKYLLPTVEALCEGGLRMVEVALPDAQYHPERYEDTLKGIRALKEGFGEQVYLGAGTVVTTQQAREAAQSGAGYLIAPNFDPEVVDCAIELGCVPLPGVFTPSEIVAAVKAGAPAVKLFPVGNMGPDYLKAIRAPLPDLKIIAVGGIKPENMDSYMKAGAAGIGMGGALCDRGAIRAGDWGKLRRSAQELVRILKENN is encoded by the coding sequence ATGAGAAAAGAGAACCGAGAGGCGGTAAATGACCGCTTTTTACAGGAGCTGGACAAGCATAAGATCATCGCGATCCTGCGCGGCGTGGAATCTAAATACCTGTTACCCACTGTGGAGGCGCTGTGTGAAGGCGGACTGCGGATGGTAGAAGTGGCCCTGCCGGATGCGCAGTACCATCCCGAGCGCTATGAGGATACCTTAAAAGGCATCCGCGCGCTGAAGGAGGGCTTTGGCGAGCAGGTGTATCTGGGCGCGGGCACGGTGGTGACCACCCAGCAGGCCAGGGAGGCTGCGCAAAGCGGCGCTGGGTACCTCATCGCCCCGAATTTTGACCCGGAGGTGGTGGACTGCGCTATCGAACTGGGATGCGTGCCCCTGCCGGGGGTATTTACGCCCAGCGAGATCGTGGCGGCCGTCAAGGCGGGGGCGCCGGCGGTCAAACTCTTCCCCGTGGGCAACATGGGGCCGGATTACCTCAAGGCCATCCGCGCGCCGCTGCCGGATCTGAAGATCATCGCCGTGGGCGGCATCAAGCCCGAGAATATGGACAGCTATATGAAGGCGGGCGCAGCCGGCATCGGAATGGGCGGCGCGCTGTGCGACAGGGGCGCTATCCGCGCGGGGGACTGGGGCAAACTGCGGCGCAGCGCGCAGGAGCTGGTGCGGATCCTGAAAGAAAACAACTGA
- a CDS encoding L,D-transpeptidase family protein, giving the protein MLKVISLKKLLLCMGCLLGAALLLWGALYGLQNMHHAFFARDFAPEQAEMSSAEGPKVDWHLKVDLDAHTLEVWHGGECIKTYPVSGGARESPSPIGTFKVVDKGNWGEGFGGAWLGINVPWGKYGIHGTVEPWFVGKSNASHGCIRMKNQDVRELYKIVPYGAWVTIKHDNPPFRLMRNGDVGSDVQKVQLMLEDLGYQPGGTDGRFGSYLERTVRQFQKDQQIYASGKVDEETYARLKSCVDAIGREAPE; this is encoded by the coding sequence ATGCTCAAAGTGATCTCGCTCAAAAAACTATTGCTGTGCATGGGCTGCCTGCTGGGCGCAGCGCTGCTATTATGGGGGGCGCTTTATGGGCTGCAAAACATGCACCACGCCTTTTTTGCGCGGGATTTTGCGCCTGAGCAGGCGGAGATGTCCAGCGCGGAAGGGCCCAAGGTGGATTGGCACCTGAAGGTGGACCTGGATGCGCATACCCTGGAGGTATGGCATGGGGGCGAATGCATCAAGACCTACCCGGTATCCGGCGGGGCGCGGGAGAGTCCCTCGCCCATCGGCACCTTTAAGGTGGTGGATAAGGGCAACTGGGGCGAGGGGTTTGGCGGCGCCTGGCTGGGCATCAACGTGCCCTGGGGTAAATACGGCATCCACGGCACGGTAGAGCCCTGGTTCGTGGGCAAGAGCAATGCCTCTCACGGCTGCATCCGCATGAAAAATCAGGATGTGCGCGAGCTTTATAAAATTGTCCCCTACGGCGCGTGGGTGACGATTAAGCACGATAACCCGCCCTTTCGCCTGATGCGCAATGGCGATGTGGGCAGCGACGTACAAAAGGTACAGCTGATGCTGGAGGACCTGGGCTATCAGCCCGGCGGGACGGACGGGCGGTTTGGCAGCTATCTGGAAAGGACCGTGCGCCAGTTCCAGAAGGATCAGCAGATCTATGCCTCCGGCAAGGTAGACGAAGAAACTTATGCGCGGCTGAAAAGCTGCGTGGATGCCATCGGCCGGGAAGCGCCCGAATAA
- a CDS encoding sugar phosphate isomerase/epimerase family protein, which translates to MEKGAFTWFGYVLPLAQQLEAIAKAGFDAVMLWWGDSLADYYGTPEQRARMVERSGLAVDSVHLPYEQVNALWQKDNGALVAAYLGWIGECARFGYPRVVLHATSGDTPPPQSREGLEAFACIAAEGRRLGVEVAVENTRFPQLLLDVMHAPSCESLKFCLDTSHGHLRGDTGLLLEALGARLSCLHLSDNDGREDRHWLPGNGQIDWRQTARLLAGAGYEGCLSLEVVPREDEKSMGPEAFMQKAYRRLSAFEERVLAARAD; encoded by the coding sequence GTGGAAAAAGGCGCTTTTACCTGGTTTGGCTATGTGCTGCCCCTGGCGCAGCAGCTGGAAGCCATTGCCAAAGCCGGGTTTGACGCGGTCATGCTCTGGTGGGGAGATTCGCTGGCGGACTACTACGGTACCCCCGAACAGCGGGCGCGGATGGTAGAGCGCAGCGGCCTGGCTGTGGACAGCGTGCACCTGCCCTATGAGCAGGTAAACGCACTTTGGCAAAAGGACAATGGCGCGCTGGTGGCGGCTTATCTGGGTTGGATCGGGGAGTGCGCGCGCTTTGGCTACCCGCGGGTAGTCCTACATGCCACAAGCGGCGATACCCCGCCCCCCCAAAGCCGGGAAGGGCTGGAAGCCTTTGCCTGCATCGCCGCCGAGGGGCGACGCCTGGGCGTGGAGGTAGCGGTGGAAAACACCCGTTTTCCCCAGTTGTTGCTGGACGTGATGCACGCGCCAAGCTGTGAGAGCCTGAAATTTTGCCTGGATACCTCCCACGGCCATTTGCGGGGAGATACCGGGCTGCTGTTGGAGGCGCTGGGGGCCAGGTTGAGCTGTTTGCACCTCTCGGACAACGACGGGCGGGAGGACCGGCACTGGCTGCCGGGCAACGGCCAGATCGACTGGCGCCAGACCGCCCGCCTGCTGGCCGGGGCAGGATATGAAGGATGCCTGTCGCTGGAGGTCGTCCCACGGGAAGATGAAAAGAGCATGGGGCCGGAGGCGTTCATGCAAAAGGCGTACAGGAGATTATCTGCCTTTGAAGAGCGGGTGTTGGCGGCTAGGGCGGATTAA
- a CDS encoding anaerobic ribonucleoside triphosphate reductase yields the protein MITSIIKRDGRQVPFDLDKIAQAICKAFQASGSAKGMETATELARQVATLLEQDESIGASPSVEQIQDVVEQVLISGGFVRTAKAYILYRAERSRAREMNTRLMQIYEDITFKPARDSDIKRENANIDGDTAMGTMLKYGSEGAKQFNNMFVLNPQHVQAHQNGDIHIHDMDFYTLTTTCCQIDLIALFKGGFSTGHGVLREPNDIASYSALACIAIQSNQNDQHGGQSVVNFEYALGQGVGKTYVKRYRDNLAKALELLAGQEDAPALASELIAALAAQGLRPTLAEDAQYHQAEAEALRQKGFEPQLIARAQAFAQKRAYQETDKATYQAMEAFIHNLNTMHSRAGAQTPFSSINYGMDTSPEGRMVMRNVLLATEAGLGNGETPIFPIQIFRVKEGISYNPGDPNYDLFELACRVSAKRLFPNFSFQDAPYNLKYYKEGHPETEIAYMGCRTRVIGNVADPEREISNSRGNLSFTSINLPRLAIKANGNIALFFEDLDRKIDLVIAQLNERFEIQARKKVYNYPFLMGQGVWLDSDKLDWEDEVREVLRHGTLSVGFIGLAETLKCLTGQHHGQSATAQNLGLEIVGHMRARLDEESARTKMNYTLLATPAEGLSGRFVRMDREAYGVIEGVTDREYYTNSFHIPVYYPISAFDKIRLEAPYHELTNAGHITYVELDGDPTQNLAAFQKVVRAMHDAGVGYGSINHPVDRDPVCGYNGIIGDTCPSCGREEGDIPFERIRRITGYLVGTLDRFNNAKRAEERDRVKHGMGV from the coding sequence ATGATCACCAGCATCATCAAGCGCGACGGACGGCAGGTTCCCTTTGACCTGGATAAGATCGCCCAGGCGATCTGCAAAGCCTTTCAGGCATCCGGCAGCGCAAAGGGAATGGAAACGGCCACGGAGTTGGCCCGTCAGGTCGCTACGCTTTTGGAGCAGGATGAGAGCATTGGCGCCTCCCCCAGCGTCGAACAGATTCAGGATGTGGTCGAGCAGGTGCTGATCTCGGGCGGCTTTGTGCGCACCGCCAAGGCCTACATCCTTTACCGGGCCGAGCGCAGCCGCGCCCGGGAGATGAATACCCGCCTGATGCAGATTTACGAGGATATCACCTTTAAGCCCGCCCGGGATTCGGATATCAAGCGGGAAAACGCCAATATCGACGGGGACACCGCCATGGGCACCATGCTGAAGTACGGCTCTGAGGGCGCCAAGCAGTTCAACAATATGTTCGTGCTCAATCCCCAGCACGTGCAGGCCCACCAAAACGGCGATATCCATATCCACGACATGGATTTTTACACCCTGACCACCACCTGCTGCCAGATCGACCTGATCGCGCTGTTCAAGGGCGGCTTTTCCACCGGGCACGGCGTGCTGCGCGAGCCCAACGATATCGCCAGCTACTCCGCGCTGGCCTGCATCGCCATCCAGTCCAACCAGAACGACCAGCACGGCGGCCAGTCTGTGGTAAACTTTGAATACGCCCTGGGGCAGGGCGTGGGCAAGACCTACGTCAAGCGCTACCGGGATAACCTGGCCAAAGCGCTGGAGCTGCTGGCCGGGCAGGAGGATGCGCCCGCGCTGGCAAGCGAGCTGATAGCGGCGCTGGCGGCCCAGGGCTTACGCCCCACCCTGGCGGAGGATGCCCAATACCATCAGGCGGAAGCCGAAGCGTTAAGGCAAAAGGGGTTCGAACCTCAGCTGATTGCCCGCGCGCAGGCCTTTGCCCAGAAGCGCGCCTATCAGGAGACCGATAAGGCCACCTATCAGGCTATGGAAGCCTTTATCCACAATTTAAATACCATGCATTCCCGTGCCGGTGCGCAGACCCCCTTTAGCTCCATCAACTACGGGATGGATACCTCGCCCGAGGGCCGCATGGTCATGCGCAACGTATTGCTGGCTACGGAAGCCGGCCTGGGCAACGGGGAAACGCCCATCTTCCCCATCCAGATCTTCCGCGTTAAAGAGGGGATCTCCTACAATCCCGGCGACCCGAATTACGACCTGTTCGAGCTGGCCTGCCGGGTCAGCGCCAAGCGGTTGTTCCCCAACTTCTCTTTTCAGGACGCGCCCTATAACCTTAAATACTATAAAGAGGGGCATCCCGAAACCGAGATCGCCTACATGGGCTGCCGCACCCGGGTGATCGGCAACGTAGCCGACCCGGAGCGGGAGATTTCCAACAGCCGGGGGAACTTGAGCTTTACCTCCATCAACCTGCCCCGGCTGGCCATCAAGGCCAACGGCAACATCGCCCTGTTCTTTGAGGATCTGGACCGCAAGATTGATTTAGTGATCGCCCAGCTCAACGAGCGCTTTGAGATCCAGGCCCGCAAAAAAGTCTACAACTATCCCTTCCTCATGGGGCAGGGCGTATGGCTGGACAGCGACAAGCTGGATTGGGAGGATGAGGTGCGCGAGGTGCTCCGGCACGGCACCCTCTCTGTCGGCTTTATCGGCCTGGCCGAGACCCTGAAATGCCTGACCGGCCAGCATCACGGCCAAAGCGCCACCGCCCAGAACCTGGGGCTGGAGATCGTCGGGCACATGCGCGCCCGTTTGGATGAGGAAAGCGCGCGTACAAAGATGAATTACACCCTTTTAGCCACCCCTGCCGAGGGTCTAAGCGGCCGTTTTGTGCGGATGGACCGGGAAGCGTATGGTGTGATCGAAGGGGTGACCGACCGGGAGTACTATACCAACAGCTTCCATATACCGGTCTACTACCCTATCAGCGCCTTTGACAAGATCCGTCTGGAAGCGCCCTACCACGAGCTGACCAACGCCGGCCACATCACCTACGTGGAGCTGGACGGCGACCCCACCCAGAACCTGGCGGCCTTCCAGAAGGTGGTGCGCGCCATGCACGATGCGGGCGTTGGCTACGGCTCGATCAACCATCCGGTAGACCGTGACCCGGTTTGCGGGTATAACGGCATCATCGGCGATACCTGCCCCAGCTGCGGGCGCGAGGAGGGCGATATACCTTTTGAGCGCATCCGCCGCATTACCGGTTACCTGGTCGGTACGCTGGACCGGTTCAACAACGCTAAGCGCGCTGAGGAGCGGGATCGCGTCAAGCACGGGATGGGGGTCTGA
- the nrdG gene encoding anaerobic ribonucleoside-triphosphate reductase activating protein encodes MQLRLSGFTQDSIVDGPGLRATVFLQGCPHRCPGCHNPQTHAFDGGTLMDTQALLQKIAANPLLDGVTFSGGEPFCQAQALCHLARGVRALGLNLWCYTGYLFEELLEKGDPHQIALLRELDVLVDGPFIQEQRSLELTFCGSRNQRIIDVHQSLAAGTAVTIQL; translated from the coding sequence TTGCAATTACGTTTAAGCGGCTTCACCCAGGATTCCATCGTCGACGGTCCAGGGCTGCGGGCCACCGTATTTTTGCAGGGCTGCCCGCACCGCTGCCCTGGCTGCCATAATCCGCAAACGCACGCTTTTGACGGGGGCACCCTCATGGATACGCAGGCCCTGCTGCAAAAAATCGCCGCCAACCCGCTGCTGGACGGCGTCACCTTTTCCGGCGGCGAGCCCTTTTGCCAGGCGCAGGCGCTTTGCCATCTGGCCCGAGGGGTACGCGCCTTGGGGCTAAACCTTTGGTGCTATACCGGCTATCTCTTTGAAGAGCTGCTGGAAAAGGGCGATCCTCACCAAATCGCGCTGCTAAGGGAGCTGGACGTGTTGGTGGATGGGCCGTTCATCCAGGAGCAGCGCAGCCTGGAGCTGACCTTTTGCGGTTCGCGCAACCAGCGCATAATCGATGTGCATCAGAGTCTGGCCGCCGGCACGGCCGTCACGATCCAGCTTTAA
- a CDS encoding DUF1836 domain-containing protein, producing the protein MDFDTLAQWAQQLKEHKTVAWSQLPDIDLYMDQVITYLERQTALLRAQDQDKMMTPSMINNYAKNGILPRPQGKKYSREHLALLMAISMIKPIISMEEIERLLRFYRTKENVDGMFSQFCKTQDEVLLEQTDRFERSLQACTEAEDCEALIHLALQLVLEANARRIIAEKILSLLPKEGKETSKADKKADK; encoded by the coding sequence TTGGATTTTGATACCCTTGCGCAATGGGCCCAGCAGCTGAAAGAGCATAAAACCGTAGCCTGGTCTCAGCTGCCGGATATCGACCTGTATATGGACCAGGTCATCACTTATCTGGAACGGCAAACAGCGCTGTTGCGCGCGCAGGATCAGGATAAGATGATGACGCCCTCGATGATCAACAATTATGCCAAAAACGGAATATTGCCGCGCCCCCAGGGCAAAAAGTACAGCCGGGAGCATTTGGCGCTGCTCATGGCGATCTCGATGATCAAGCCCATCATCTCCATGGAGGAGATCGAACGGCTGCTCCGTTTTTACCGCACCAAAGAAAATGTGGACGGCATGTTTTCCCAGTTCTGCAAGACGCAGGACGAGGTGCTGCTGGAACAGACGGACCGGTTTGAACGCTCGCTTCAGGCCTGCACAGAGGCGGAGGACTGCGAAGCGCTCATCCACCTGGCTTTGCAGCTGGTGTTAGAAGCCAATGCCCGGCGCATCATAGCCGAGAAGATACTATCCCTTCTGCCCAAAGAGGGCAAGGAAACCTCCAAAGCGGATAAAAAAGCCGATAAGTGA
- a CDS encoding SGNH/GDSL hydrolase family protein, which yields MTNVAVWGDSISKGILYDSERKRHIILPKGGIQAAAECLGLGLQNFSRFGATISKGWERLQKSLSQGINYDLALLEYGGNDCDYDWSQISANPDGEYLPFTPLEQFKKIYQAMIAAFKERGITPAVMNLPPIDSRRYLQFVTRNGLSAQNILKWLGDVEHIHRHQAAYSQVVEQIALENGCYLVDVRKGFFDAGDYRALLCEDGIHPNLEGQRCIQHQLVGYAHAMGI from the coding sequence ATGACCAATGTAGCCGTATGGGGCGATTCTATTTCTAAAGGTATTTTGTACGATTCGGAGCGCAAGCGCCACATCATCCTCCCCAAGGGCGGTATCCAGGCCGCGGCGGAGTGCCTGGGGCTGGGCCTGCAGAACTTTTCGCGCTTTGGCGCGACCATTTCAAAGGGATGGGAGCGGTTGCAAAAGTCCTTATCCCAGGGCATAAATTACGACCTTGCGCTGCTGGAATATGGCGGTAACGATTGCGATTATGACTGGAGCCAGATCTCTGCCAATCCGGATGGCGAATATCTGCCCTTTACGCCGCTGGAGCAGTTTAAAAAAATCTATCAGGCTATGATCGCCGCCTTTAAAGAGCGTGGGATCACGCCCGCGGTCATGAACCTTCCGCCCATCGATTCCAGGCGTTATCTGCAGTTTGTTACCCGTAATGGCTTAAGCGCGCAAAACATCCTCAAGTGGCTGGGGGATGTAGAGCATATCCATCGTCATCAGGCCGCCTACTCCCAAGTGGTGGAGCAGATCGCACTTGAAAACGGCTGCTATCTGGTGGATGTACGCAAGGGTTTTTTTGACGCAGGCGATTACCGCGCCCTGTTGTGCGAGGACGGCATCCATCCCAACCTGGAAGGGCAGCGCTGCATCCAGCATCAGCTGGTGGGCTACGCGCACGCGATGGGGATTTAG
- a CDS encoding pentapeptide repeat-containing protein, whose product MTFDPEIKVYEQVSFEGEDLSDLTLDGYRFTACSFKGAMLSAMQTHACTFMDCNFEYAHLNGSLHRASAFISCRFGGASLFAAEMMDCKGTASSFIKANTAGWVIRGGNFSYALLSGAKFKKDDLSDMNFSHADMQDCDLSFANLSGCDLSYAMLQGASLIGADLRGADITGTDLGQCRMKGTKIDLQQAVLLAQRMGASVE is encoded by the coding sequence ATGACCTTTGACCCGGAGATCAAGGTATACGAGCAGGTAAGCTTTGAAGGGGAGGATTTAAGCGACCTCACTTTAGACGGCTACCGCTTTACCGCCTGCAGCTTTAAAGGGGCCATGCTGTCGGCAATGCAGACCCATGCCTGCACCTTTATGGATTGTAACTTTGAATACGCGCATCTGAACGGCTCCCTGCACCGTGCCAGCGCCTTTATCTCCTGCCGCTTTGGCGGGGCCAGCCTGTTCGCCGCAGAAATGATGGACTGTAAGGGCACGGCGTCCAGCTTTATCAAGGCCAACACGGCGGGCTGGGTGATCCGCGGGGGCAATTTCAGCTATGCGCTGTTATCCGGGGCGAAGTTTAAAAAGGACGACTTAAGCGATATGAACTTTTCCCACGCGGATATGCAGGACTGCGACCTGAGCTTTGCCAACCTTTCCGGCTGCGACTTAAGCTATGCGATGCTACAGGGCGCTTCCCTGATCGGGGCGGACCTGCGGGGAGCGGACATCACCGGGACAGACCTTGGACAGTGCCGGATGAAGGGCACCAAGATCGACCTCCAGCAGGCGGTGCTGCTGGCCCAGCGCATGGGCGCCAGCGTAGAATAA